The Amycolatopsis viridis genome window below encodes:
- a CDS encoding flavin reductase family protein, producing the protein MTSASPQPPPVDGALLRDVAGSYASGVTVVTGLDGDGPVGMTVQAFHSLSLSPPMILLCAGRHSRTWARLMRSEHLCVNVLSAEQQDLAWRFGKPGPDKFREVRWQPDPVTGTPVLDGVLAWLAVRITTVVDGGDHHVILARVVGLEARPGTPLVFFKGDMHALAS; encoded by the coding sequence ATGACATCGGCGTCACCCCAACCCCCACCGGTCGACGGAGCCCTGCTGCGCGACGTGGCCGGTTCCTACGCATCGGGTGTCACCGTAGTGACCGGATTGGACGGTGACGGACCGGTCGGGATGACCGTGCAGGCATTCCATTCCCTGTCGCTGTCCCCTCCGATGATCCTGCTCTGCGCGGGGCGGCACTCGCGCACGTGGGCGCGGCTGATGCGGTCGGAGCACCTCTGCGTCAACGTGCTCTCCGCGGAGCAGCAGGACCTCGCGTGGCGGTTCGGCAAACCCGGCCCGGACAAGTTCCGCGAGGTGCGCTGGCAACCGGACCCGGTGACCGGCACGCCGGTGCTCGACGGAGTGCTGGCCTGGCTCGCGGTCCGGATCACCACCGTCGTCGACGGGGGAGACCACCACGTGATCCTCGCCCGGGTGGTCGGGCTGGAAGCGCGGCCGGGCACACCGCTGGTCTTCTTCAAGGGCGACATGCACGCCCTCGCGTCGTGA
- a CDS encoding alcohol dehydrogenase catalytic domain-containing protein, which produces MKAIVIDRPGEFALRTVADPRPGPREVIVRVDHCGVCGTDLHVVEGNFASTRYPLVPGHELAGEIVAVGPEVSAWKVGDRVVADPSFQCGLCRQCRLGQDNLCDHFGGTGLTLDGGCAEFVRVAQDKAFRVPDGMPAAWATLAEPLACALRGLDRLPRHAGSSYLVYGAGTMGLLLAQLAARGGASRVDVVDVHERRRADAKRFAADAAVASADELDRGAWDVVIDATGVPAAIADGLGRVVRGGTFLQFGVAPQDAAVTVSPARLAADEITILGSMGIRGTFGRALDLLARGDVIAADEMVTHQFPLDAYADALAAVRSGAGIKVQVTPSGVPAGKDGVA; this is translated from the coding sequence GTGAAAGCCATAGTCATCGACCGGCCCGGAGAGTTCGCCCTGCGCACGGTCGCCGATCCACGGCCGGGGCCGCGTGAGGTGATCGTCCGGGTCGACCACTGCGGAGTCTGCGGGACCGACCTGCACGTGGTGGAAGGAAACTTCGCCAGCACGCGCTACCCGCTGGTTCCCGGTCACGAGCTCGCCGGCGAGATCGTCGCCGTCGGTCCCGAGGTGTCCGCCTGGAAGGTGGGGGACCGGGTGGTCGCCGACCCGTCGTTCCAGTGTGGACTGTGCCGGCAGTGCCGGCTCGGGCAGGACAACCTCTGCGACCACTTCGGCGGTACCGGTCTGACCCTCGACGGCGGGTGCGCCGAGTTCGTCCGCGTGGCTCAGGACAAGGCGTTCCGGGTGCCCGACGGGATGCCCGCTGCGTGGGCGACCCTGGCCGAACCGCTGGCGTGCGCGCTGCGCGGGTTGGACCGGCTGCCACGGCACGCGGGCAGTTCGTACCTCGTCTACGGAGCCGGCACGATGGGCTTGCTGCTGGCCCAGCTAGCCGCACGTGGCGGTGCGTCCCGCGTCGACGTCGTCGACGTGCACGAGCGCCGCCGCGCCGACGCCAAGCGGTTCGCCGCGGACGCCGCCGTCGCCTCCGCCGACGAGCTCGATCGCGGGGCGTGGGACGTCGTCATCGACGCAACCGGAGTGCCGGCCGCCATCGCCGACGGACTGGGCCGGGTCGTGCGTGGCGGGACGTTCCTGCAGTTCGGTGTCGCCCCCCAGGATGCCGCCGTCACGGTCTCGCCCGCACGTCTGGCCGCCGACGAGATCACGATCCTCGGCTCGATGGGCATCCGCGGCACGTTCGGCCGCGCACTGGACCTGCTCGCCCGCGGTGACGTCATCGCCGCGGACGAGATGGTGACCCACCAGTTCCCGCTGGACGCCTACGCGGACGCGCTGGCCGCGGTGCGGTCCGGCGCCGGGATCAAGGTGCAGGTGACGCCCAGCGGCGTGCCTGCCGGGAAGGACGGTGTTGCATGA
- a CDS encoding helix-turn-helix domain-containing protein encodes MRRTTGPLAPPVVFTGPARADQFAAAMAYCAESRLPVLSARYGRGHATILTPGDVDADSVSRDFAAHGLTLRAEPADIGLLSARERDLLGCFAAGMQMKEAARAMGVTTNTVREYWLRAKRKLGVRSVAQAAALWSLEFGLTEWAFPPAPARAGGRELVTAAGGVACR; translated from the coding sequence ATGAGGAGAACCACGGGCCCGCTCGCCCCACCGGTGGTCTTCACCGGACCCGCGAGAGCCGACCAGTTCGCGGCCGCCATGGCCTACTGCGCGGAGTCACGGCTGCCCGTGCTGTCCGCCCGGTACGGCCGGGGGCACGCCACGATCCTGACCCCCGGTGACGTGGACGCCGATTCGGTCAGCCGGGACTTCGCCGCACACGGTCTCACGCTGCGTGCCGAGCCCGCCGACATCGGGCTGTTGTCCGCCCGGGAACGCGACCTGCTGGGCTGCTTCGCCGCGGGCATGCAGATGAAGGAAGCCGCCCGCGCGATGGGCGTCACGACCAACACCGTGCGCGAGTACTGGCTGCGGGCCAAACGCAAGCTCGGGGTCCGTTCGGTGGCGCAGGCCGCGGCGCTGTGGAGCCTGGAGTTCGGGCTGACCGAGTGGGCCTTTCCGCCGGCTCCGGCACGTGCCGGCGGGCGGGAACTCGTGACCGCGGCGGGAGGTGTGGCATGCAGGTAG
- a CDS encoding aldehyde dehydrogenase family protein, which produces MQVAGQVAALIGGQHVATDDVITVTDPSTGQPLSTVARCREAEVAQAVTAARRAFRDDWRHRTASDRAEVLRRFATAIREELAELATLESRDTGKPLSQARADVHTTAAYFEFYASTVLALHGEVVQPSAPGTMVLSVREPHGVTGHIIPWNYPMAMMGRTVAPALAAGNCCVVKPAEDAPLTPLRLGDLALEAGLPPGVLNIVPGYGEEAGAALAAHPGLDHLSFTGSGSVGAAVTRAAAAHAVPVTLELGGKSPNIVFADADLDAAVPAVVSSILQNAGQTCSAGSRLLVERRIHAQVIADIADRFAKARLGPGPEDPDVGPLISARQRDGVAGQVAAAADGCRIVTGGSVPADVPGGGFYYSPTLLDEVDPGSAAAQAEIFGPVLAVLPFDQPAEALRLANATQYGLVAGVWTKDVDRALWLAREAEAGCVYVNTFGGGVEVPFGGVKRSGHGREKGFEALASYTRTKSIVLRGKPCG; this is translated from the coding sequence ATGCAGGTAGCCGGACAGGTCGCCGCGCTGATCGGCGGGCAGCACGTCGCGACGGACGACGTGATCACGGTGACCGATCCGTCGACGGGACAACCCCTGTCCACGGTGGCCCGCTGCCGGGAGGCCGAAGTGGCCCAGGCCGTGACGGCCGCACGGCGGGCCTTCCGCGACGACTGGCGACACCGCACCGCCTCCGACCGAGCCGAGGTGCTGCGCCGCTTCGCCACCGCGATCCGGGAGGAGCTGGCGGAACTGGCCACGCTGGAGAGCCGTGACACCGGCAAACCGCTCAGCCAGGCCCGCGCCGACGTGCACACCACCGCGGCCTACTTCGAGTTCTACGCGAGCACGGTGCTCGCGCTGCACGGCGAGGTGGTGCAGCCGAGTGCGCCCGGGACGATGGTGCTGTCGGTCCGGGAACCACACGGCGTCACCGGGCACATCATCCCGTGGAACTACCCGATGGCGATGATGGGCCGGACCGTCGCGCCTGCACTGGCCGCCGGCAACTGCTGCGTGGTGAAACCGGCCGAGGACGCGCCGCTGACCCCGCTGCGGCTGGGCGATCTCGCGCTGGAAGCCGGACTGCCGCCCGGTGTGCTCAACATCGTGCCGGGGTACGGCGAGGAGGCCGGCGCGGCGCTTGCGGCGCATCCCGGCCTGGACCACTTGTCGTTCACCGGTTCCGGCTCGGTCGGCGCGGCCGTCACCCGGGCGGCCGCCGCCCACGCGGTGCCCGTGACCCTGGAACTCGGGGGCAAGTCGCCCAACATCGTCTTCGCCGACGCCGACCTGGACGCCGCCGTGCCCGCGGTGGTCTCGTCGATCCTGCAGAACGCGGGACAGACCTGTTCGGCGGGGTCGCGTCTGCTGGTGGAGCGGCGGATCCACGCGCAGGTCATCGCCGACATCGCCGACCGGTTCGCCAAGGCGAGGCTCGGGCCGGGGCCGGAGGACCCGGACGTGGGGCCGCTGATTTCGGCACGGCAGCGCGACGGGGTCGCCGGGCAGGTCGCCGCGGCCGCGGACGGGTGCCGGATCGTGACCGGTGGCTCGGTGCCCGCGGACGTGCCCGGCGGCGGCTTCTACTACTCGCCGACGCTGCTCGACGAGGTGGACCCCGGCTCGGCGGCCGCGCAGGCGGAGATCTTCGGCCCGGTCCTGGCGGTCCTCCCCTTCGACCAGCCCGCCGAAGCGCTGCGCCTGGCGAACGCTACCCAGTACGGGCTGGTCGCGGGCGTGTGGACCAAGGACGTGGACCGGGCGCTGTGGCTCGCCCGGGAGGCCGAGGCCGGATGTGTGTACGTGAACACCTTCGGCGGGGGTGTCGAGGTTCCCTTCGGCGGCGTCAAGCGTTCGGGACACGGGCGCGAGAAGGGCTTCGAGGCGCTGGCGAGCTACACCCGCACCAAGTCGATCGTGCTGCGGGGGAAGCCGTGCGGATAG
- a CDS encoding carbon-nitrogen hydrolase family protein, which produces MRIGLCQITAGTDPTANLDLVARAAAEVAARGARIALFPEATMAAFGTDLRAVAEPLDGPWARKVRSIADEHDLVVVAGMFRPAGGGRVWNTTLVTGSGQHRGYDKIHLYDAYGYRESDRIARGTAPALIEVDGVRFGLATCYDLRFPWLFDLLAKAGARAFLVGASWAAGPGKRAQWELLTRARALDTTSWLVACGHSPPAHTGSRDASPVPAGIGRSVVVDPYGRVRAELGAEPGTAIADLDLDLVERARADLPVLRAHPCPATPSPVSLKGE; this is translated from the coding sequence GTGCGGATAGGGCTGTGCCAGATCACCGCGGGCACCGACCCCACCGCGAACCTGGACCTCGTGGCGCGGGCCGCCGCGGAGGTGGCGGCACGGGGAGCGCGTATCGCGTTGTTCCCGGAGGCGACGATGGCGGCGTTCGGCACCGACCTGCGGGCGGTGGCCGAGCCGCTCGACGGCCCCTGGGCACGGAAGGTCCGGTCCATCGCCGACGAGCACGACCTCGTCGTCGTCGCCGGGATGTTCCGGCCCGCCGGCGGCGGCCGCGTGTGGAACACGACCCTGGTCACCGGTTCAGGACAGCACCGCGGGTACGACAAGATCCACTTGTACGACGCGTACGGTTACCGGGAGTCCGACCGCATCGCCCGGGGTACGGCGCCCGCCCTGATCGAGGTCGACGGGGTCCGCTTCGGCCTCGCGACGTGTTACGACCTCCGGTTCCCGTGGCTGTTCGACCTGCTCGCCAAAGCCGGTGCACGGGCCTTCCTCGTCGGTGCGTCCTGGGCGGCCGGCCCCGGCAAGCGGGCGCAGTGGGAGCTGCTCACCCGCGCCCGCGCCCTGGACACGACGTCCTGGCTGGTCGCCTGCGGCCACAGTCCGCCGGCCCACACCGGATCGCGTGACGCCTCCCCGGTTCCGGCGGGCATCGGCCGCAGCGTGGTGGTCGACCCGTACGGCCGCGTCCGCGCCGAGCTCGGTGCCGAGCCCGGCACCGCGATCGCCGATCTCGATCTCGACCTCGTCGAGCGAGCCCGTGCAGACCTCCCGGTCCTGCGCGCCCATCCCTGTCCCGCCACCCCGTCCCCCGTGTCACTCAAAGGAGAGTGA
- a CDS encoding sugar ABC transporter substrate-binding protein encodes MRRHHRARLLWPLLTAVLATACGTVSTAGNTADTVRSDDPRVAEARRTVAEAMNVPEFTLDAPVIDAAKARGKRIAHIPGTSQLAYQQNITAALKKTAARLGIEFIDFSVNGTPADWAKALDTAITQRPDVILVDSPDPGLLVPQLTRAKAAGIQVVSGLLYQSQDTVPENVRGLLSAVVTKPFRQAGALQATYAFSQLGDKLKPLVLSTPDFLGSRFGEQGITESLGQLCPGGCRPTFIRLPSTQWDKFRTEVQSALNRDPSLNYILPLYDNMALPVVSGLLAQGRTGTTPIATYNGTPAALDLVRSGGIGMDIGESLDWYAMAMFDQCLRLLVGAQPVASGDERTPLRIFTKDNVAETGVPATPANGYGTGYLDGYAKLWSVPAEALR; translated from the coding sequence ATGCGTCGTCATCACCGGGCCCGGCTCCTGTGGCCGCTCCTGACCGCCGTCCTCGCCACCGCCTGCGGGACGGTGTCCACCGCGGGCAACACCGCCGACACCGTCCGATCGGACGACCCCCGTGTCGCCGAGGCGAGGAGGACGGTCGCCGAAGCGATGAACGTGCCCGAGTTCACGCTCGACGCGCCCGTCATCGACGCCGCCAAGGCGCGCGGCAAGCGCATCGCCCACATCCCCGGCACCAGTCAGCTCGCTTACCAGCAGAACATCACCGCTGCCCTGAAGAAGACCGCGGCGCGGCTGGGCATCGAGTTCATCGACTTCTCGGTCAACGGCACCCCTGCGGACTGGGCGAAGGCACTGGACACCGCGATCACCCAGCGGCCCGACGTGATCCTCGTCGACAGCCCCGACCCCGGCCTGCTCGTCCCGCAGCTCACCCGTGCCAAGGCGGCGGGTATCCAGGTGGTGAGCGGATTGCTGTACCAGAGTCAGGACACGGTACCGGAGAACGTGCGCGGCCTGTTGTCCGCCGTCGTCACCAAGCCGTTCCGGCAGGCCGGTGCGCTGCAGGCGACGTATGCGTTCAGCCAGCTCGGGGACAAGCTCAAGCCACTCGTGCTGTCCACACCGGACTTCCTGGGTTCGCGGTTCGGTGAGCAGGGCATCACCGAATCGCTCGGCCAGCTCTGCCCCGGGGGCTGTCGCCCCACCTTCATCCGGCTGCCCTCAACCCAGTGGGACAAATTCCGCACGGAGGTGCAGTCAGCGCTCAACCGGGATCCCTCGCTGAACTACATCTTGCCGCTCTACGACAACATGGCCCTGCCGGTGGTGAGCGGCCTGCTCGCGCAGGGCCGCACCGGCACGACGCCCATCGCGACGTACAACGGCACACCGGCCGCCCTGGACCTGGTCCGGTCGGGCGGAATCGGGATGGACATCGGTGAGAGCCTCGACTGGTACGCGATGGCGATGTTCGACCAGTGCCTGCGCCTGCTCGTGGGCGCACAGCCGGTCGCGAGCGGCGACGAGCGCACACCACTGCGAATCTTCACCAAGGACAACGTCGCCGAAACCGGTGTGCCGGCCACCCCGGCCAACGGGTACGGCACCGGATACCTCGACGGTTACGCGAAACTGTGGTCCGTCCCGGCGGAGGCCCTGCGATGA
- a CDS encoding sugar ABC transporter ATP-binding protein: MTSGAPVLSLRHVSRRFNGVPALDDVSLDVLPGEVHGLIGENGSGKSTLIKVLAGYYTPEPAAEVRINGEISFVHQNLALIGDLTVAENLWMHAFTRAPLTALTSGRRMRERARTTLLRYGVDLDPAATVGSLNPTDRARLAIVRAGEQIRRLDDAPGLLVLDEPTVFLPREGVEALFQLVSEVVGRGASVLFVSHDLDEVCSLTDRVTVLRDGRKQATVSTRDTGKPRLIELITGHTLDAAPRRETTAAGDVAVRVEGLCSGRLRDVHVSLRRGEIVGFTGLIGSGAEELPYALFGATGRTSGKIVLNGRGQALERLTPAEAVRRGIGLIPADRAGQGSAGSLSVLDNLLLLALDRCRKRGVLHPRTMRDKARRLIDAFDVRPRDPLVPYQTLSGGNQQKVLLAKWFDADPALLLLDEPTQGVDIGAREEIFRLLRRQARAGTCVVLATTDYEQLELVADRVLIVSGGRVVAELTGDEITKTRIAHEVYVSGEGGSPTAGQPRQGGQL; this comes from the coding sequence ATGACCAGCGGCGCGCCGGTGCTGTCGCTGCGCCACGTGTCCCGCAGGTTCAACGGGGTGCCCGCGCTCGACGACGTGAGCCTCGACGTCCTGCCGGGTGAGGTGCACGGCTTGATCGGGGAAAACGGCTCCGGGAAGTCGACTCTGATCAAGGTGCTGGCCGGCTACTACACGCCTGAGCCCGCGGCCGAGGTCCGGATCAATGGCGAGATCAGCTTCGTGCACCAGAACCTGGCCCTCATCGGCGATCTCACCGTCGCGGAGAACCTGTGGATGCACGCGTTCACCCGCGCGCCACTGACCGCCCTCACCTCGGGCCGGCGGATGCGTGAGCGGGCGCGGACGACCCTGCTGCGCTACGGCGTCGATCTCGATCCCGCCGCGACAGTGGGGTCGCTCAACCCGACTGACCGGGCGCGGCTGGCGATCGTCCGGGCGGGGGAGCAGATCCGGCGCCTGGACGACGCCCCGGGGTTGCTGGTGCTCGACGAGCCCACGGTGTTCCTGCCCCGGGAAGGGGTGGAGGCGCTGTTCCAGCTCGTCAGCGAAGTCGTCGGCAGGGGCGCGAGCGTGCTGTTCGTCTCGCACGACCTGGACGAGGTGTGCAGCCTGACCGACCGGGTTACCGTCCTGCGTGACGGGCGCAAGCAGGCCACCGTCAGCACCCGGGACACCGGCAAACCCCGGCTGATCGAGCTCATCACCGGGCACACGCTCGATGCCGCGCCCCGCCGCGAAACCACCGCGGCGGGCGACGTCGCGGTCCGGGTCGAAGGGCTGTGCAGCGGACGACTGCGGGACGTGCACGTCAGTCTGCGGCGCGGTGAGATCGTGGGCTTCACCGGGTTGATCGGCAGCGGCGCGGAGGAGCTGCCGTACGCCCTGTTCGGCGCCACCGGACGGACCTCCGGCAAGATCGTCCTCAATGGACGGGGCCAGGCGCTCGAGCGGCTCACCCCGGCCGAGGCCGTACGCCGCGGCATCGGACTGATCCCCGCCGACCGCGCCGGCCAGGGCAGTGCCGGATCGCTGTCCGTGCTGGACAACCTCCTGCTGCTCGCTCTGGACCGGTGCCGCAAGCGGGGGGTGCTGCACCCGCGGACCATGCGGGACAAGGCCCGGCGCCTGATCGACGCGTTCGACGTCCGGCCACGCGACCCGCTCGTGCCCTACCAGACACTCAGTGGCGGCAACCAGCAGAAGGTCCTGCTCGCCAAGTGGTTCGACGCCGATCCGGCGCTGCTGCTGCTCGACGAACCCACGCAGGGCGTCGACATCGGCGCGCGGGAGGAGATCTTCCGGCTGCTGCGCCGGCAGGCGCGCGCCGGTACGTGCGTCGTGCTCGCCACGACCGACTACGAGCAGCTCGAACTCGTCGCCGACCGCGTGCTGATCGTCTCGGGCGGTCGTGTGGTGGCCGAGCTGACCGGTGACGAGATCACCAAGACACGTATCGCGCACGAGGTGTACGTCTCCGGCGAGGGCGGCTCGCCCACCGCCGGGCAGCCGAGGCAAGGAGGCCAGCTGTGA
- a CDS encoding ABC transporter permease has product MSGVQERVEDGVAATDSQDGGEPRGARAHRALRLSGLALPAAWLAIVVAFSLWQTETFATTANFQTIFGSQAVLVVLALGLLIPMSTGDFDISVAQMLSLSSMLVAVLNGAHGWPLWLAALASLGAAIVVGSVNALLVVGFELNSFIVTIGMSSVLTGVVYSISGGRTISGVDPTLSHLVVLDTFLGLAPAFWFGVVLCAAIWFLFAYTPLGRRILFTGRGRNVARLSGIRVTRVRAGALVASAIIAALAGVCYTGTLGGADPTSGDQFLFPAFAAVFLGSTSIQPGRFNPWGTLIAVYFLVTGITGLQLLGAQGYVQYLFYGLALIVAVTLSQLVRIRSARDEASAGA; this is encoded by the coding sequence GTGAGCGGAGTACAGGAGCGGGTGGAAGACGGCGTCGCCGCCACGGATTCCCAGGACGGCGGCGAACCGCGCGGCGCGCGGGCGCACCGCGCCCTCCGGCTGAGCGGTCTCGCGCTGCCGGCGGCGTGGCTGGCCATCGTGGTCGCGTTCAGCCTCTGGCAGACCGAGACGTTCGCGACCACGGCCAACTTCCAGACGATCTTCGGTTCGCAGGCGGTGCTCGTCGTGCTCGCGCTGGGGTTGCTCATCCCCATGTCGACCGGCGACTTCGACATCTCCGTGGCGCAGATGCTGTCCCTGTCCAGCATGCTGGTCGCGGTCCTCAACGGCGCGCACGGCTGGCCGCTGTGGCTCGCGGCGCTCGCCAGTCTGGGCGCGGCGATCGTGGTCGGTTCCGTCAACGCGCTGCTCGTCGTGGGGTTCGAGCTGAACTCGTTCATCGTGACGATCGGGATGAGCTCGGTGCTGACCGGGGTTGTGTACTCGATCAGTGGCGGCCGCACCATCAGCGGCGTCGATCCCACCCTGTCCCACCTCGTCGTGCTCGACACCTTCCTCGGGCTGGCACCGGCGTTCTGGTTCGGCGTGGTGCTGTGCGCCGCGATCTGGTTCCTGTTCGCGTACACACCGCTGGGGCGGCGGATCCTGTTCACCGGGCGCGGGCGCAACGTCGCCAGGCTGAGCGGCATCCGCGTCACGCGTGTCCGCGCCGGCGCTCTGGTCGCCTCCGCGATCATCGCGGCGCTGGCGGGTGTGTGCTACACCGGCACGCTCGGCGGCGCTGACCCCACCTCCGGCGACCAGTTCCTCTTCCCGGCCTTCGCTGCCGTGTTCCTCGGCTCCACCAGCATCCAGCCCGGCCGGTTCAACCCGTGGGGGACGCTCATCGCGGTGTACTTCCTGGTCACCGGCATCACCGGGTTGCAGCTCCTCGGCGCGCAGGGCTATGTCCAGTACCTCTTCTACGGGCTCGCCCTCATCGTCGCGGTCACCCTGTCCCAGCTGGTGCGCATCCGCAGCGCACGCGACGAAGCGAGCGCGGGCGCATGA
- a CDS encoding Gfo/Idh/MocA family protein, with amino-acid sequence MTGIGLVGCGAISGAYLETISVRPELTLVGCTDLIAERAERVSAAHGVPALDGAELLAHPDVDIVLNLTNPAAHAEVSLAALAAGKHTYVEKPLATDRAEARSVLDSARAAGLRVGVAPDTFLGPGIQTCRDLIDRGVIGEPVGATVAFSCPGHELWHPDPGFYYRRGAGPLYDMGPYYLTAIIVLLGPVRAVRAADRTTHARRTIATGPRAGGAIDVEVPTYVTAILELASGPLVSCLLTFDVTASRLPHIEIHGTDATLEVPDPDKFDGPVRLGTGPTAVWRTVAPLAGLPTGRGTGLADLADAIAAGRPHRTGSEMAYHVLDIMCGIGEAARTGNRVELASRCARPAPVAARGGS; translated from the coding sequence ATGACCGGCATCGGCCTCGTGGGCTGCGGTGCCATCAGCGGCGCCTACCTGGAGACGATCAGCGTGCGGCCTGAGCTGACGCTGGTCGGCTGCACTGACCTGATCGCCGAGCGCGCGGAACGGGTCTCGGCCGCGCACGGCGTCCCGGCCCTGGACGGCGCCGAGCTGCTCGCGCATCCAGACGTCGACATCGTCCTGAACCTCACCAATCCCGCCGCCCACGCCGAGGTTTCGCTCGCGGCGCTGGCCGCGGGCAAACACACCTACGTCGAGAAACCGCTCGCGACCGACCGGGCCGAGGCCCGGTCGGTCCTCGACTCCGCCCGCGCGGCCGGGCTGCGGGTCGGTGTCGCACCGGACACCTTCCTCGGCCCGGGCATCCAGACCTGTCGCGACCTGATCGACCGCGGGGTCATCGGTGAACCAGTCGGCGCCACGGTCGCCTTCAGCTGCCCCGGTCACGAGCTGTGGCACCCGGACCCCGGCTTCTACTACCGCCGCGGAGCCGGGCCCCTGTACGACATGGGTCCCTACTACCTCACGGCGATCATCGTGCTGCTCGGGCCCGTGCGGGCGGTGCGGGCCGCCGACCGCACCACGCACGCCCGGCGCACCATCGCCACCGGTCCGCGTGCGGGCGGCGCGATCGACGTCGAGGTGCCCACCTACGTGACCGCCATCCTGGAACTGGCATCCGGGCCGCTCGTGTCCTGCCTGCTCACCTTCGACGTCACCGCGTCCCGGCTGCCGCACATCGAGATCCACGGAACCGACGCCACGCTCGAGGTTCCCGATCCTGACAAGTTCGACGGACCGGTCAGGCTCGGCACCGGTCCGACGGCGGTCTGGCGGACGGTGGCGCCGCTGGCGGGACTGCCGACCGGGAGAGGAACCGGCCTGGCGGACCTCGCCGACGCGATCGCTGCCGGACGTCCACATCGCACCGGGTCCGAGATGGCCTACCACGTTCTGGACATCATGTGCGGCATCGGAGAGGCCGCCCGCACCGGTAACCGGGTGGAATTGGCCAGCAGGTGCGCCAGGCCCGCGCCGGTCGCCGCCCGTGGCGGGTCCTGA
- a CDS encoding CGNR zinc finger domain-containing protein — MSGRPSQEAAADPRPLTGEPLSLDLLNTRWIDQGTRYDLLESVDGLAVWLRSSGLADRVAATPEALDALREVREALWSLAEREDDSGEARAALNRTLGHGWIRRSLGPGGPESEVDTNPPGHLPAWLAAADYLRLLEEAPARIRRCANPDCVLHFYDVSKNGTRRWCSMAGCGNRAKASRHYQRRREPRTTGTGSTGPHR; from the coding sequence GTGTCGGGACGTCCAAGCCAGGAAGCCGCCGCGGACCCGCGTCCGCTGACGGGCGAGCCGCTCTCCCTGGATCTGCTGAACACGCGGTGGATCGACCAGGGCACTCGCTACGACCTGCTGGAGTCGGTCGACGGACTCGCCGTCTGGCTGCGGTCCTCGGGCTTGGCGGACCGGGTCGCCGCCACCCCAGAAGCCCTGGACGCGCTGCGGGAAGTCCGGGAAGCGCTGTGGTCGCTGGCGGAGCGCGAAGACGACTCCGGCGAGGCACGCGCGGCGCTCAACCGGACGCTGGGCCACGGCTGGATCCGCCGCTCCCTCGGCCCCGGCGGCCCGGAGTCCGAAGTGGACACCAACCCGCCCGGTCATCTCCCGGCCTGGCTCGCCGCCGCCGACTACCTGCGCCTGCTGGAGGAGGCCCCGGCGCGCATCCGGCGCTGCGCGAACCCGGACTGCGTGCTGCACTTCTACGACGTGTCGAAGAACGGCACCCGGCGCTGGTGCTCCATGGCGGGCTGCGGCAACCGCGCCAAGGCGTCCCGCCACTACCAGCGACGCCGGGAACCCCGGACCACCGGCACGGGGAGCACCGGCCCCCACCGTTGA
- a CDS encoding VOC family protein has product MGQTPGIKALQTGHVGLTVTDIERSLPFYLDVFGFEVLAEGKEEDRRWAFLGRDGQLLVTLWQQGDAGFAASSAGLHHLSFQVETIEEVQAAERVLRERNAAFQYDGVVPHGEGAASGGIFFSDPDGIRLEIYAPTGADTAPAPAGAAPTCGFF; this is encoded by the coding sequence ATGGGACAGACCCCGGGCATCAAGGCGCTCCAGACGGGGCACGTCGGCCTCACCGTGACCGACATCGAGCGATCGCTGCCGTTCTACCTCGACGTGTTCGGATTCGAGGTGCTCGCCGAGGGCAAGGAGGAGGACCGGCGCTGGGCGTTCCTCGGGCGCGACGGGCAACTCCTGGTGACCCTGTGGCAGCAGGGCGACGCCGGCTTCGCGGCGTCTTCGGCCGGACTCCACCACCTGTCCTTCCAGGTGGAGACGATCGAGGAGGTCCAGGCCGCGGAGCGGGTCCTGCGCGAGCGGAACGCCGCCTTCCAGTACGACGGCGTCGTGCCGCACGGCGAGGGCGCGGCCTCCGGTGGCATCTTCTTCAGCGATCCGGACGGCATCCGCCTGGAGATCTACGCCCCGACCGGCGCGGACACCGCCCCGGCGCCGGCCGGAGCCGCGCCCACCTGCGGATTCTTCTGA